In a single window of the Acyrthosiphon pisum isolate AL4f chromosome X, pea_aphid_22Mar2018_4r6ur, whole genome shotgun sequence genome:
- the LOC103308970 gene encoding zinc finger protein 2-like produces the protein MEKNHYRCDVCDKSFVKSSTWTIHRRTHTGEKLYACDVCDKSFVESSTLTIHRRTHTGEKPYACDVCDKSFVKSSTLTIHRRTHTGEKLYACDVCDKSFAQSGTLTIHRRTHTGEKPYACDVCDKSFVKSSTLTIHRRTHTGEKLYACDVCDKSFTQSGTLTIHRRTHTGEKPYVCDVCDKSFAESGKLTIHRRTHTGEKLYACDVCDNSFVESSTLTIHRRTHTGEKTCLSDVCEKS, from the coding sequence ATGGAGAAGAATCATTATCGAtgtgatgtatgcgacaagtcgtttGTTAAAAGTAGCACTTGGACCATTCATAGAAGAACACACACGGGCGAGAAACTATACGCATGCGACGTATGTGACAAGTCGTTTGTCGAAAGTAGCACTTTGACAATTCATAGACGAACACACACAGGCGAGAAACCATACGCATGCGAcgtatgcgacaagtcgtttGTTAAAAGTAGCACTTTGACCATTCATAGAAGAACACACACGGGCGAGAAACTATACGCATGCGACGTATGTGACAAGTCGTTTGCCCAAAGTGGCACATTGACAATTCATAGACGGACGCACACAGGCGAGAAACCATACGCATGCGAcgtatgcgacaagtcgtttGTTAAAAGTAGCACTTTGACCATTCATAGAAGAACACACACGGGCGAGAAACTATACGCATGCGACGTATGTGACAAGTCGTTTACCCAAAGTGGCACATTGACAATTCATAGACGGACGCACACAGGCGAGAAACCATATGTATGCGAcgtatgcgacaagtcgtttGCTGAAAGTGGCAAATTGACAATTCATCGACGAACACACACGGGCGAGAAACTATACGCATGCGACGTATGTGACAATTCGTTTGTCGAAAGTAGCACTTTGACAATTCATAGACGAACACACACAGGCGAGAAAACGTGCTTGAGTGATGTCTGTGAAAAGTCGTAA